The following proteins come from a genomic window of Lachnoclostridium phytofermentans ISDg:
- a CDS encoding RNA polymerase sigma factor, which translates to MNNADNFSSVGKDISSKEGVQSEQDKIIYQNFLDGDMEAFEELVIKHKDRLIYFIQRLVNNLTIAEDLAQDAFVEVLVHKERYHFQVSFKTYLFTIGRNKAIDYIRKNKRMMLVEDYPESYDEENRMEENIIRKEESKLLYDAMKKLKPDYKAAISLIDLEQMSYAEAAKVLKKSDAQMKVLIYRARKSLAKLMEKEGYSYENK; encoded by the coding sequence ATGAATAATGCGGACAATTTCTCCTCAGTGGGGAAGGATATATCTTCCAAAGAGGGAGTTCAATCGGAACAAGATAAGATAATCTATCAAAATTTTTTAGATGGCGATATGGAAGCCTTTGAAGAACTGGTTATTAAACATAAAGATCGTTTAATCTATTTCATACAGCGCTTGGTAAATAATTTGACAATAGCGGAGGATTTGGCACAGGACGCTTTTGTGGAAGTATTAGTTCATAAAGAACGGTATCATTTTCAGGTGAGTTTTAAAACATATTTGTTTACGATTGGGCGAAATAAAGCTATAGACTATATACGAAAGAATAAACGGATGATGTTGGTGGAAGATTATCCGGAAAGTTATGATGAAGAAAATCGAATGGAAGAAAATATAATTCGAAAAGAAGAGAGTAAACTTTTATATGATGCCATGAAGAAATTAAAGCCAGATTATAAAGCAGCTATTTCACTCATTGATTTAGAGCAAATGTCTTATGCAGAGGCTGCCAAGGTTTTAAAGAAAAGTGATGCACAGATGAAAGTTTTAATCTATAGAGCTAGAAAAAGTCTTGCAAAGTTAATGGAAAAGGAGGGCTACTCCTATGAAAACAAATAG